A single region of the Pseudalkalibacillus berkeleyi genome encodes:
- a CDS encoding aminopeptidase, whose protein sequence is MKTFEQKLDQYAELVVKIGLNIQEGQRLLILSPIEAKDFTRKVTKHAYDNGCKHVFVNWNDSATSRLHLEGASEETLKDNLQPWDVDKLNSLAEHNDAMLNITGDDPNAFSGVAPERLMWVQKDKGEKLQAFSKAQLNGDMHWAIAGVPTSGWAKSVFPELSEQEAIDALWEAIFKTVRIDQEDPVAAWEEHTNTLTEKVNYLNEKQFKTLHYKSEGTDLSIDLHPDHLWIGGGHNSTIDTSYIPNLPTEEVFTTPLKNGVNGTVASKKPLSAMGNLIDNFSLTFKDGKVVDFSAEKGYETLEQLLNIDDGMKYLGEVALVPYDSPISNSGIIFNNTLYDENAACHLAIGTSITMSVKEVGHLQKEELEEIGVNQSRGHTDFMIGSADLDIVAETQEGEKVQLFKDGNWAI, encoded by the coding sequence ATGAAAACATTTGAACAAAAGTTAGATCAATATGCTGAACTAGTTGTAAAAATCGGATTGAATATCCAGGAAGGACAACGTTTGCTGATCCTTTCTCCAATTGAAGCGAAAGACTTCACACGTAAGGTGACTAAGCATGCGTACGATAACGGATGTAAGCACGTGTTTGTCAACTGGAATGATAGTGCAACCTCACGTTTACATTTAGAAGGTGCATCTGAGGAAACGTTGAAAGATAATCTTCAACCTTGGGACGTTGACAAGTTAAATAGTTTAGCAGAACATAACGATGCGATGCTGAATATCACGGGAGATGACCCTAATGCGTTTAGCGGTGTTGCTCCTGAGCGTTTAATGTGGGTCCAAAAGGATAAAGGAGAAAAGCTTCAAGCATTTTCTAAAGCACAATTAAACGGTGATATGCACTGGGCGATTGCTGGGGTTCCTACTTCTGGCTGGGCTAAGAGCGTGTTCCCTGAATTGAGTGAACAAGAAGCCATTGACGCTCTATGGGAAGCAATCTTCAAAACCGTGCGAATTGACCAAGAAGATCCCGTTGCAGCTTGGGAAGAACATACGAATACATTGACTGAAAAAGTGAATTACTTAAACGAAAAGCAATTTAAAACGCTCCACTATAAATCTGAAGGTACAGATTTAAGTATCGATCTTCACCCAGATCACCTATGGATCGGTGGCGGACATAATTCAACAATCGACACATCCTACATACCGAATCTTCCAACAGAAGAGGTATTTACAACACCACTCAAAAATGGTGTCAATGGTACGGTTGCTAGTAAAAAGCCACTCTCAGCAATGGGTAATTTAATTGATAACTTCAGTTTAACGTTTAAAGATGGAAAAGTTGTCGATTTTTCAGCTGAAAAAGGATACGAAACACTTGAGCAATTGTTGAATATTGATGATGGAATGAAGTATTTAGGTGAAGTGGCACTCGTACCTTATGACTCACCTATTTCAAACTCAGGAATTATCTTCAACAATACATTATATGATGAAAATGCAGCCTGTCACTTGGCAATCGGAACATCTATTACAATGTCTGTAAAAGAGGTTGGCCACCTTCAGAAAGAAGAGCTTGAGGAAATTGGCGTAAACCAAAGTCGAGGACACACGGACTTCATGATCGGTTCTGCCGATCTAGACATCGTTGCAGAAACGCAAGAAGGGGAAAAAGTACAACTCTTTAAAGACGGAAACTGGGCTATCTAA